In Bacillus thuringiensis, the DNA window GAGAAGGGATTTCGTGGATAGCTGCTAAGTTATTAATCATGTCTTCTACTGTTTTAGCATTAAACTGAATATATGAAATGGATTTAGACGTTTCAGTCAAACTCTCAACTAAGTCAACTTGGCGATTTTCCTTTTCAATTCCATAACGAGCTTTTAATAAGGATCGTTTAACACCGTAATTAAATAGTATTTTTTTCATACACATAAACTCTTCCCCCTCATTTAATTGTTTTACAGACGATAAAACACGACAAAATATAACAATCAAAAGTACCCACACCCCTACATGCGGATACTTTTGTTACTATATTTTGCTTGTAAATATGAATCATCTTAAATATTTCATATGGAAAGAGAAATGCTCATGTAAGAAAGTAGCAATAAAGAAGTAGCTATGATCATAGCCCTCCATTTTTTTATAAGTTACCATTTGACTATTTTTTTGAGCATTCTCTAAGAAAATATGCTCTGCCAATTGTTTTGGATAAAACTCGTCTTGACTACCTTGCAGAATAAGAATAGGTGGAATCGTATCTTCTTTAATTAATTCTGAAGCATCCCATTGTTTCCAAGAATCTTTGTCTTCACCTAAATAAGAGGTGAAAGCATGTATTCCCCATGGGACTTGACTAGGGGTTAGGATTGGCGAGAAAGCAGAAATCGCTTTGAATCTCTTAGCATTTTTCAAACCAATCACTAACGCCCCATGTCCTCCCATTGAATGCCCCATTATGCTTTCTTCACCTGAAAAATTAGGTACGATAGTCAATGCAATGGATGTTAATTCATCTACTATATAGGAATACATTTTATAATGATTTGCCCAAGGTTCCTCGGTAGCATTTACATAAAAACCTGCTCCTTGTCCAAGATCCCATGCTGCAACATCTGAAACGTGTTCTCCACGCGGTGAAGTATCTGGCATGATTACTGCAACTTGATGCTTTTCAGCCAAACGTTGGAATCCACTTTTTTGACTAAAATTATCATCTGTACAAGTTAAACCAGATAACCACCATATAAGCGGGATTTTTTTCTTTTCTTTATTTGATGGTAAGTAGATACTAAATTTCATATCACATTGCAAAACTTCTGAATAATGACTATATTTACGTTGCTCTCCGCCGAAAGAACGATGTTGTTCAATACATGTAAGACTCATTCTCTCACTCTCCATAAGTTAAAATCGTACGAATGGATTCACCTTTGTGTAATAAATCAAATGCCTCATTGATATCTTTAAATTCTAAATGATGAGTAATAAATGAATCTAAATCAATATCACCCTGCATATAATTTGCAACCATTTCTGGAAGCTCTGATCTTCCTTTAACTCCACCAAAGGCTGATCCACGCCATACTCGGCCCGTTACTAATTGGAATGGACGAGTATGAATCTCTTTACCAGCACCAGCTACACCAATAATAATACTTTCGCCCCAACCTTTATGACATGCTTCAAGAGCTGACTTCATTACTTCAACATTACCAATACATTCAAAACTATAATCCACGCCTCCATCTGTCATTTCGACTATAACTTCTTGAATTGGGCGATCATAATCTGCAGGGTTCACAAAATCAGTCGCTCCCATTTTTTTAGCTAGTTCCCATTTTTGAGGATTTAGATCAACTGCAATAATTCGGCTTGCTTTCGCTTGAACTAGTCCTTGAATAGCAGCTAATCCAATCGCTCCTAAACCAAATACAGCTGTCACAGCTCCTTCTTCAACTTTTGCAGTGTTGTGTACAGCACCAATACCTGTCGTTACACCACACCCTAATAAGGCAACTTTATCTAACGGAGCGTTTTCGTCGATTTTCGCTAAGTTAATTTCATTCACAACTGTATATTCACTGAATGTACTAGTTCCCATGTAATGATATAGTGGTTCTCCGTTATAAGAGAATCGAGTTGTTCCATCAGGCATTAAGCCTTTACCTTGTGTTTCTCGTACAGCACTACATAAGTTTGTTTTACCAGAACGACAGAATTTACATTCTCCGCATTCAGGTGTATATAGTGGAATAACATGATCACCAGGTTTTACTGAAGTAACTTCATCACCTACTGAAACGACAACACCGGCACCTTCATGACCTAGTACAGCAGGAAATACTCCTTCTGGATCGTCACCTGATAATGTAAAAGCATCTGTATGACAGACGGAAGTATATAGTATTTTAACTAATACCTCCTTTGCTTTTGGCTCTTCTACATCGATTTCTACGATTTGAAGTGGTTCTCCTGACTTAAATGCAACAGCAGCTCTACTTTTCAACTGAATCCCTACTTTCTTTTTCTATTGTTTACACCACTAAGATTACACTTTATAATTTTAATTACAATACTGACAAATTTGTCACTATAAACATTTTTTACGAAAGGAAGGTCAAAAATTTTGGTTATTCATTATAAGGACAAGGAATTTTTCACTGGAAAAGATTTAGCTTTATCTGTAATAGGAGGGCGTTGGAAAATAGCAATTATATGGTGTTTGTTACAACGTTCACCTTTAAGATTAAGTGAAATACAAAAAAAACTTCCTGATGTGAATCAGCGCATGTTAATCAGACAATTAAGGGAGTTAGAAGAAGATAAAATAATTACTAGATGTGTATATCCTATAGTCCCCCCAAAGGTTGAGTATGAACTTAGTGAAGTAGGTCGTCGCCTAGAACGCGTAGTAACTGCCATCTGTGATTGGGGAGATGAATTTAGTGAATTTGTAGAAATGGACGCTAATCAAGCGCCGGCTGAATAAAGCTTAATGTAATTTCAAGTAAGTCTGTAAAAGTTAGGGGACAATGTATAAAAATATGTACATGAATAGTTCAAAAAAACCACGAAACGCTGGTATGAAGACGTTTCGTGGCTTTTAAATGTCACCAAATTTATAATTTCAATTCAATCGAGTAATGATCCGATACTATCTTTATGAATGTTAGTTTAAATTTCCCTATTGAACCTGTAGCTACTGTTAGCCAATTCATACAAGAACGGATTTTCCTCTCCTTTATCCAATCTCTAAAAAAACAAATTTCTTTTTTTGAGGGAAATTAAAATGACCTGTGATATGGTTATGAATTAAAATTTAGCTCTAAAAAACATCAATATAACGTCTTGCCATCTTCTTAATCCATAACGCTTTCAATGGCAGTATTGCTGCTAATATTACATCCCCTACGCCAGCTAATTTTGTATATCGTGGATCAAGTCCCTTTTTTAATACATGATATGCTTGCATAAAAGCTACGAAAATCTACACAAAGAATAATACGATTCGGTAAAAAAAAATAATCATACAAGGCTATAACTCCTAACGAGAGAACGTTTGTTCTTTTTAAAGGTATTTTTATGAAAATTCCATTTAAAATAACCGTACTTTTAAATGTTTAAGAAACCTTAAGGGATTGTCCTTATTATTCAAATGCTAAAGTTAATCTCACCATTAACATTGCGCAACACATATTTATCCGTAAAAATCTTATTAAAACGTATCCCACAATAAAAACTGTTATAGATGAGTAAAAAATAAGTAATCAAAAGTTGTGTAATATAGACTAGAAGAATTTGTATCAAATGAAAAATCACTATAAATATCCGGACATTACGACATAAAAAGGAGTGAGCTAAAATACAGCTCACTCTTTTTTACTAGTTACATATATAGATATCACTTAACTGAAAAGTTTTATACAGGTGTTTTAACCTCTCTTTATTAAAGACCAAGCATAGGAAAATGCTTTCATGTATGATAAGTGAGCGCCACTACAATGCACTGTTGTATTTTCAATTACGTTCATATTGTTCATTCCTTTTTTTTATAACAAACTAGTCAACTAATATTTTTAGGTACCCAATTTTACAGATTTATTTTTTAACAAATGACTATAGACAATCCAAAAAAACTTTACACTTTTAATAAACTTTTGTATTATCATCTATACTTTCAATCTTAATACATTCAAACTCTGCTTCATACCCATCTCCTTGTGGACTGCAAGCATAAATGCCAACTTTCATATAATCTTTTTCCTCAAAAAGATGCGCCATTCTTATTTGTTTCCATACTGTCCCGTCTAATGAATAATCAACATAATAATTATTCCCCCTTCTTGTTATGCGATAATAAAGAGAATTTAAATCTCCTAAAAACTCTTGACTAGACCAATCAGAATATCCATTCTTTGTTACAACAACACCTAGTTTACTATTGTCATCAGGTATATACTCAACAGACGCCTTTAACCAATTATCTTTTGAAAATCGAACCATTAAACCAGCTTGATCATATCTATTTGCTGGTTTAGATTTTACTTTCGTAATCAATCTAAAGTCTCCATTTAGTTCATAGTATAAAAAATGGCCATTATCTGCTTGAAATTCATAGTGTGTTTTTTGCCAGAAATCTGTCTCTTTATCCGTTTTGATTATTAACTTCGATTTATTACTATTAACCTCCCAATCTTTAGGTGGAGAAAGCCATTTTAAACTTTTATCAAATTCCGCATTATTAAATTCTTCTATTAATTTATATTGATTGTTCATTAACAATATCTCCTTACTCTTTTATATTTATTATGAAAAAATACTCACACAGTAAAATCATTTAATCTTGATATATACTCATCTAAAAAAAGCTTTCTCAATTTTCATCTAATTAAATAATTCTTTATTCCTTAAAATCTTTTCTCAAATCAATGTCTTTCTTATTTTATAACTTCTATTCCTTTCATATATGAACGCAATACTTCCGGGATTATAACTGAACCGTCTTCTTGTTGGTAATTCTCTAAAATAGCCGCTACTGTACGACCTATGGCTAATCCAGAACCATTTAATGTGTGCACCAGTTCCGGTTTTGCACCTTGTGTACGACGGAAACGTATACTTGCACGGCGCGCCTGGAAATCTTCACAGTTTGAGCAAGAAGAAATTTCACGATATACGCCATAACTTGGTAACCAAACTTCAATGTCATATGTTTTTGCAGCTGGAAATGCCATATCCGCAGTACATAATACAATCACCCGATAAGGTAATTGTAACAATTGCAGTACCCTTTCGGCATTTGCTATTAACTTTTCTAACTCATCGTATGAATCTTCAGGTTTTGTATATTTAACCATTTCAACTTTACTAAATTGGTGCTGACGAATTAACCCTCTCGTATCACGTCCTGCACTACCAGCTTCAGAACGAAAACATGGAGTATGCGCTGTAAAATTAATAGGTAAATCTTCACCATTTAAAATTTCATCACGATAATAGTTTGCTAACGGTACTTCTGCCGTTGGAATTAAAGAGTAATCGGTGTCCTCTAATGTGAATACATCTTCTTTAAATTTCGGGAATTGTCCCGTCCCTAATAAACTATCACTATTTACGATAAATGGTGGAATCACTTCTGTATATCCATGTTCTTCAACATGTAAATCTAACATAAAATTAGCTACCGCTCGCTCCAAACGTGCCCCTAACCCATTGTAATAGACGAAGCGGCTTCCCGTTACTTTCGCTGCACGCTCAAAATCTAGTAATCCTAACTTTTCAGCAACTTCCCAATGTGGTTTTGCTTCAAATGAAAATTCATTTATTTCTCCCCACTTGCGTATTTCGACATTATCATCTTCTGATGCTCCAACAGGCACTGCCTCATTAGGTAGATTAGGTAATGCTAGCAATATTGTATTTAACTCTTCTTCTACATAACGTAACTCATCATCTAACGTTTTAATATTTTCTCCTACTTCACGCATTTCATTAATAAGTTCATTAGCATCTTGTTTTTCACGCTTTAAATTCGCAATATGTTCAGATACTTCATTACGTCTATTTTTTAACTCTTCTACCCCCACTAACAGTTCACGACGCTTTTGATCTAATTCCTCGAATTTATCTAATTCCAAAAACTCTCCACCACGATAAAGTAATTTTTTCTTTGTTTCTTCCAAATTTGTACGTAATACTTTTACATCTAACATGTTTCATTTCCCCCTTAATTAAGTAACTAATTTTTTTAAAACTAGGAATTTAACTAGATAAAATACAAAAAACTCCCGTCCCTATAAAAGGGACGAGAGTTAACCCGCGTTGCCACCCTAGTTGAAAACGCAAAAATATACGCCCTCCACTTAAATTATTAACGGCTTTTAGCCGGAAACGATTACTAACTTCGCATTGAAGTGTTCCACATTTCGCTCAAGGACGGATTCACAAGTTCTTTCTATCGGTTTACACCATCCACCGACTCTCTAAAAGAAAGAATATTTGTTACTATTTCCTTTCATCGCTTTCAAACAATATACATTTTAATTATCACCACTTTACAATAATTCTGTGTATTTATCAAGAGATGTTTTCGAAAATAAAATATATTCATAATTAATTCACAAAATCATATTTCAAAATATATCTATAAAGAAAGATATCATAATTTATCCAGAAATGGTTCGCTTTTCATAAAACCCACGAAAATATACATAAAAAATAATACGATTTACCCGAGAGAATAACCATACAATGTTATCCCTCCTTCAAAAACCTATTTAAGAAAAACTTAAGAAATTTACTTCTAAATTCATAAGAATTTTTCCCTATACTTAAAGATAATTAATTCAACAAAAGGAGAAACACTCATGAAGAAATTTGTAATTTGCATAATAGGCATAGGTCTTCCTATATACTTACTACCCTTCATATTACGCGGGGATTTAGACAAATTTAATCCGATTGCTGAAGAAAAAAATGTATACGCCGTTGCGAAGGGTTATGGTATTACAGATTATCAGTATAAAGACCGGTCTATTTACTCACTAAAAGGTGTTGATGAATTAAGGAATGAGAAAGAATATATAGTAGGAACGAACACTCCTAATGATTTTATAAGAAAAACTTACTTGAGAATTCATGTAAAAGGAAAGTATGTGTATTCTTACGATATTATTTCTGAAGAGGATATTCCGGAGAAAGTAAGAGGTCAATTGAACATAGTGAATAACTAAAAAATAAACCGATTTAATTCAGCTTATTTTTTTCATATTAAACTCCTTCAATTTTTTAATATTTATACCCAAATAAGGTTATTTCATGTGAATTGATCCATTCAAGATCTGGATATACATAAAAAATGATAGCAATTATATAAAAAGGACTCTTAATATATAAGAGTCCTTTTTCACTAAACTAGCAATGCCCTTGGAGAATAAAGAAATAATAATAACGGTTATATGCATACTTAATAGGGATTTTTCTTTCCCGCCCTCTTAAAATTTGGTCTTTATTTATTGAAATGTTGAATACCGTGCAATAACACTTCAAGTCCCCAGTGAAAACGCTCCATAGACTTCATATCTCCGGAGAACATCTCATCTCCTAGACTGAAAAGAATCGGAAAGAGAGCCGGGTCCACATTTTGGAATGTTTCTTTTATATCAGATATTTGCATAGTCCCATGCTTTTTCCTAGAAGTATGTTCATATGCTACTGAAGAAACGTATAGTAATAAAAGATCTACTCCCCATGCTGCAGATTTAGAATGAATTCCACCCTCCTGCAGTGTTGCAAGAATGTACTCTGTCAACTTAAGAATGTTTGTCCCCTTCGGAATAGATGAGAAAGTAAGTTCAGCGATACCAGGTTCCTCGTATAGTAATAAAAAATATGCACTTAGCGCCCCAATTAAATTTTCCTTCCATGAGTCTTGCTTTTGTTCAGGTAATACCAATTGACCAAGGCCATAATCCAATACCAATGAACTTAATTCTTGAAAATTTTTAACATAAACATACAATGAAGATGGACCAGTATCCAGTTCTTTTGCCACCTTACGCATGCTCATACCTGCAATACCCTGCTCTTTAAGAAGTTCATAAGCAGTTTTTACGATGAGTTCATGACTTAGCGGCTCTTTAGCTGGTCGATCTCTGCGACTAATTATTTTTCGATTTGAATTTTCCATAATTACTTTATATCATGGCCGAATATATTAGTAAATATATTATCAATTTGCAAAATCAGTATTGTATTTCTCATGGAATGAATTCATTAAGTCTGCAAGTTTAGCAGCTGCATCATCAGAGAAACTTAATTCCAAATTATCATATGACTCCTGTGCTTTTTCAGATGAATAAGCATACATTTTTTCTTCGTATTCTTCAATTGCACTAGCAAAATCTTTATTTCGGATGATTGCAAGAGCTAGATTCAATGCATCAAACATTGCTAAGTTAACGCCTTCACCTGCAAATGGTGACATTACATGAGCTGCATCTCCAATTAGAGTAACACTCGGATTACGTTTCCACTTGAAATGAATTGGGAGCATATAAATTCGTCTTTGTATAATTGAATCTTCAGCATAATGGATGTATTTCTTTAATTTTTCATCCCAATCATGAAATAACTCTAATAATTTAGCTTTCGCTTCTATAGGTTTATCTGTACAAATATCATTTTTTTCCGTCCAGTCTTTTTCAACTTTTAGACTAGCATATACTTTAATGCGACCGTCCCCATTTAGTTGAGCAAGAATTCCCTTATTATCACCTAAAGCGAATACTTTACCACGTCTGTTGAATTCGGATAAGTCTGGATGATTCTCAGCCACATTTCGTATATTAAGTTCAAAGAAAGTTAGACCTGTATACTCAATATCGGTATTCGTTAGCAAAGGACGAACACGTGAAAATGCCCCGTCTGCCCCAACAAGACCATGAACTGTATCGACAAATCCATTTTCAAAATGAAGTTGTGTCATACCGTTTTCAAGTGAAACAGCTTTTTCTAACTTATATCCGTATTTAATACAGCTTTTATCAAGAGCATTTAGCAAAAGGTCACAAAGCACACCGCGATCTATCTCAGGTCGCTCCCCTTTTTCATCAGGGGCAGTTATTTCATCGATAAAACTCTTTCCGTTTTTATCTAGAAGACGGAAATCCTCACCTTCATAGCGGGCAATTTCCTGAAACTTCTCGTAAAGACCAGCTTCTTTAAGTGCCATTTGTCCGGATTCTTCGTGAATATCCAGAGAACCGCCTCTTTGACTGTTCATATCAAGTAGTTCTCTTTCATAGATAACAGGTTCTATACCATTTTGTTGTAAAAGTAGAGCAAGCATTAATCCTCCTGGACCTCCACCAATAATAGCAATACGTTTTTGCCCTTTAGATAAAGTTGACATAATAAACACTCCTTAAATTTATTAATTTATAATCTATTCTTAAGATTTTCAATGCACCACTGTATGGTGTACCATAATCACGCATGATATTAACGTACTATCTAAAATTATTAAAAACATACCGAGTGTAACTGATCCTAATATTGAAAGAATCTTTTTTAACGAAAAATTAGTTTGTTGCGTTCTTGCTGGATTATCAAATCTCAATCCTTCTTTTCAATTTTACTTTTACACTTATGGTTTGTTCTCAATTGCACATTAACTTTAACATAACGAACACTGTTCGTAAAGTACAGCGTTCGTAAAATATACATTATATATTCGCCCTTCATATTAAAATGGCAAAAACTTTTTAAATATGCCTATAAAAATTCATGTAAAAGAAAGACACGTTGACTCTTATACAGTTATTTCTGAAAAGATTAAAGGATAATTGGAAATGCAAGATAAATAAAAGAAGCAACTCGTATGAGTTGCTTCTTTTATTTATACTCTCTTTCGATTACTTTATTAAACTTGTTATCATTGTTTTAATAACCATTGTTCCATTACTTTCACTGTTTCATCTCGTTGTGCTTTTGCCGTAATTAAACTCGCATTATCACCCTTTTGCTCACCATACATGCCAAAATTAGCATGGTTTCCCCCTTTTATCATGTGCATAGTTGTATTCTTTGACATGAACTTTTTACTGTTCTCTATTTTTTCTACAGTTGCTAAAGCATCTACTTCTCCATAAATAGATAGCATCGGAATCGATTTGGTAGAGAA includes these proteins:
- a CDS encoding YxeA family protein; protein product: MKKFVICIIGIGLPIYLLPFILRGDLDKFNPIAEEKNVYAVAKGYGITDYQYKDRSIYSLKGVDELRNEKEYIVGTNTPNDFIRKTYLRIHVKGKYVYSYDIISEEDIPEKVRGQLNIVNN
- a CDS encoding winged helix-turn-helix transcriptional regulator; the encoded protein is MVIHYKDKEFFTGKDLALSVIGGRWKIAIIWCLLQRSPLRLSEIQKKLPDVNQRMLIRQLRELEEDKIITRCVYPIVPPKVEYELSEVGRRLERVVTAICDWGDEFSEFVEMDANQAPAE
- a CDS encoding S-(hydroxymethyl)glutathione dehydrogenase/class III alcohol dehydrogenase, which produces MKSRAAVAFKSGEPLQIVEIDVEEPKAKEVLVKILYTSVCHTDAFTLSGDDPEGVFPAVLGHEGAGVVVSVGDEVTSVKPGDHVIPLYTPECGECKFCRSGKTNLCSAVRETQGKGLMPDGTTRFSYNGEPLYHYMGTSTFSEYTVVNEINLAKIDENAPLDKVALLGCGVTTGIGAVHNTAKVEEGAVTAVFGLGAIGLAAIQGLVQAKASRIIAVDLNPQKWELAKKMGATDFVNPADYDRPIQEVIVEMTDGGVDYSFECIGNVEVMKSALEACHKGWGESIIIGVAGAGKEIHTRPFQLVTGRVWRGSAFGGVKGRSELPEMVANYMQGDIDLDSFITHHLEFKDINEAFDLLHKGESIRTILTYGE
- a CDS encoding UDP-N-acetylmuramoylalanyl-D-glutamate--2,6-diaminopimelate ligase, which translates into the protein MCMKKILFNYGVKRSLLKARYGIEKENRQVDLVESLTETSKSISYIQFNAKTVEDMINNLAAIHEIPSLSVDKNKMLWPLISKC
- a CDS encoding DUF1349 domain-containing protein, with the protein product MNNQYKLIEEFNNAEFDKSLKWLSPPKDWEVNSNKSKLIIKTDKETDFWQKTHYEFQADNGHFLYYELNGDFRLITKVKSKPANRYDQAGLMVRFSKDNWLKASVEYIPDDNSKLGVVVTKNGYSDWSSQEFLGDLNSLYYRITRRGNNYYVDYSLDGTVWKQIRMAHLFEEKDYMKVGIYACSPQGDGYEAEFECIKIESIDDNTKVY
- a CDS encoding TetR/AcrR family transcriptional regulator, with the protein product MENSNRKIISRRDRPAKEPLSHELIVKTAYELLKEQGIAGMSMRKVAKELDTGPSSLYVYVKNFQELSSLVLDYGLGQLVLPEQKQDSWKENLIGALSAYFLLLYEEPGIAELTFSSIPKGTNILKLTEYILATLQEGGIHSKSAAWGVDLLLLYVSSVAYEHTSRKKHGTMQISDIKETFQNVDPALFPILFSLGDEMFSGDMKSMERFHWGLEVLLHGIQHFNK
- the serS gene encoding serine--tRNA ligase, whose product is MLDVKVLRTNLEETKKKLLYRGGEFLELDKFEELDQKRRELLVGVEELKNRRNEVSEHIANLKREKQDANELINEMREVGENIKTLDDELRYVEEELNTILLALPNLPNEAVPVGASEDDNVEIRKWGEINEFSFEAKPHWEVAEKLGLLDFERAAKVTGSRFVYYNGLGARLERAVANFMLDLHVEEHGYTEVIPPFIVNSDSLLGTGQFPKFKEDVFTLEDTDYSLIPTAEVPLANYYRDEILNGEDLPINFTAHTPCFRSEAGSAGRDTRGLIRQHQFSKVEMVKYTKPEDSYDELEKLIANAERVLQLLQLPYRVIVLCTADMAFPAAKTYDIEVWLPSYGVYREISSCSNCEDFQARRASIRFRRTQGAKPELVHTLNGSGLAIGRTVAAILENYQQEDGSVIIPEVLRSYMKGIEVIK
- the fghA gene encoding S-formylglutathione hydrolase, which translates into the protein MSLTCIEQHRSFGGEQRKYSHYSEVLQCDMKFSIYLPSNKEKKKIPLIWWLSGLTCTDDNFSQKSGFQRLAEKHQVAVIMPDTSPRGEHVSDVAAWDLGQGAGFYVNATEEPWANHYKMYSYIVDELTSIALTIVPNFSGEESIMGHSMGGHGALVIGLKNAKRFKAISAFSPILTPSQVPWGIHAFTSYLGEDKDSWKQWDASELIKEDTIPPILILQGSQDEFYPKQLAEHIFLENAQKNSQMVTYKKMEGYDHSYFFIATFLHEHFSFHMKYLR
- a CDS encoding FAD-dependent oxidoreductase yields the protein MSTLSKGQKRIAIIGGGPGGLMLALLLQQNGIEPVIYERELLDMNSQRGGSLDIHEESGQMALKEAGLYEKFQEIARYEGEDFRLLDKNGKSFIDEITAPDEKGERPEIDRGVLCDLLLNALDKSCIKYGYKLEKAVSLENGMTQLHFENGFVDTVHGLVGADGAFSRVRPLLTNTDIEYTGLTFFELNIRNVAENHPDLSEFNRRGKVFALGDNKGILAQLNGDGRIKVYASLKVEKDWTEKNDICTDKPIEAKAKLLELFHDWDEKLKKYIHYAEDSIIQRRIYMLPIHFKWKRNPSVTLIGDAAHVMSPFAGEGVNLAMFDALNLALAIIRNKDFASAIEEYEEKMYAYSSEKAQESYDNLELSFSDDAAAKLADLMNSFHEKYNTDFAN